From the genome of Triticum aestivum cultivar Chinese Spring chromosome 1A, IWGSC CS RefSeq v2.1, whole genome shotgun sequence:
TCTAATATGCATGTCTTTTGACATTTCCTGATTTTGAGTTGAACTATGTAAGATTATTATTTGCATTGTATGGTTTTGAATTAAAATGTGTTTGAATATTTGTTTGCACTGTATGATTTTGAGTTGAATTGTGTATGATTTTTAGTTGAACTATGTCGGTGAATGATACTGGCAGTAGTTCTCCTGACAGGGTGTTGTGCATAGCAAAAAGTATAGACGGGAAGCCACATAaagtttttacccaagttcgggccctcatGGTGGAGcaaataccctagtcctacttgatATTGTTAGTACAAATGCCTCGTTTGAGGAGGTTATAATGGTATATTGTGGGTGTATCCAAACCAAGGATTTTTTTTCTCGATTCCATTTTTTCGGTTGGCACAAAAAAACACCAGTTTCTAGAAAATTACGGATTTTTTGGATTTTTCAAATGAGTTTTGAATTCAATTGTTTTGCTTTCAAATATAAACTATATTAAGCCCGCCTTACATAGTATTGTTCTTGTCCGAGTAGTTAGTGCATCTCTCTGTCATTCGTAAGCTCGTTGGTTTGAACCAACCATCCCTCTCTTTCCAATAATTTTTTTGTACGGCAAAACATTTATTAAAAATAAGTTGGCAAAACTGGGATTCGATCCTGCGACCCCTGAAGCTACAGCAAGCACATTACTACCACACCAAGAGATAACTCTATCTGAATAGCCCTAAAATCCCTATTTGACATAAATTAGATGTTTAAATTtaaataaattcaaaattttcatttGGTATTCAATTTTTTGGTGAGCAGCGGAAGCTCCGGTTTTTTTTATCGGTTTTCAAAAATACCGGCCAAGAAAAAAACCTGATCCAAACTACAGATTGGATGCTATGAGCTAGCCTTGGCCTTGCCTTATATAGGGGGCAGGGGACGAGGCCAAGGATTTACGGGAGTCCTATTCAGTTACAATCGACTTGGGAGGGCGCCGTGATCTTGGTCTTGCATACCAAGTTGGTGGAGTCTTCTAGAGGAGGACTATCGGCAGGGTAAGGGAACTAGGCCAAGTTACGGCGTGCTGGGTCTCGATGTGGGTCTGGTTGACTGACTTACCGTCATGTGATATACGCCCGAACCCCGTTAAGTGGTAGCGTCAGTATCCTGAGCTTGTCAAAAGCTCGACAGCGTCCGAATTGAAGTGAAATATTGCACGCCATCTTGGACTGCTTGCTCTTCCGTGAGGCAGGAGAACGATATGCTAAGCGGGGCTTGGAAGCCGTGAGGAGGAAGGTGAAACCTTCTAGGCGAGCGTCTAACCTCCTAATCTTGGTTTGTCGTTGAAGATGCCCACTTCCGGAGAGCTGGTTTCAGTGAAACGGCAAAGCGTTGTGGATCTTTGAGTGATGTCTTCCTGAACGTCAGGCCTAAATGCTCCAGGCCCAGTCTGGCTTTGTCTTTGCATGGAGATCCAATGTACCCACCCGAATCGAGCTTGGAATGGTCAAGCATGCGATGCGAGGCAGCATGGGTCCCAATGAAAGGTCCCGTCCTACTGCCCGTCAAATTTAAACCGCCTCCAATACTctggtagtactccctcctttccggtgtATAGGGcttatttcatttttttcatttttccaatttaaagggctcatctccatctcatttGAAGATTCCGAGAAGCATTAAATCtctgcatgcaagaattaaaaaggaacacaccaatgTATGTAATGTTTCTACTCATCTAGTAGCCAAGCATGCATGTGTTGCAATTAATTCAAATAAATGCATCAGTTTAATTTGAGTAGTTTCGTAAAGTACGAGAAATATTCCTCCACTCATCATATGCtttggttgatgagatttcagatttaagccctataaaccgaaaagaagGGGGTAGTATATAAGCAATTCCACATAATTGAGTTCGCTGGCAAAGTGTTCATTCACGGGGCACTAATATGAGGGGGAAGTGTTGCATTGGTGACCTTTTTGAGGTGGTGGGTTGTCGTTGGGCACCATTTTAGGGCGAGGGCTGTTTTTACCCTATCTGTGGTGAATGGAAGGTATGTACTACTGTacctttgtttttatttttgctCCATATTAATTCTTTAGGTCAAGCAATGATGAATTTAATGGTACTGTACTAGTATTGAGGATGTTAATaaatttttctataaagttggttgCAGTTTACAAATATTTTCTTATGAAAAAGGTAATATGGAGAGTAAGTAAACGCAGAGGTTATATTGTATTAATTATTTAGCTCTGATGCATGCATAATTTCTTGTAATAGTAGTTTATAAATGTCTGCTTCTGTTCTGTTAAAAAATGGGTCGAGCTTGGATGTACACGTCAAGAACCGTTTGATCGACGCGTACATCGATTGGTTGACAGGAATTTTGAAAACATCCGATCAAGATAGATTGAGAAGGAAAGTGAAATGGATATGTTGCCTACTTTCGTGTTTGAAGCGTGAAAATTTGCGTCTGAATCTCAGTGACTCTGGACAAATATAGAACTTCAAACATCTCACACCTATACTGAAGCATTGTAATTCAAATGATCAAATCTAACATAATTGTGCTGTTATTGtcttaattatttcagttattcttGCATCAAGATGAGCACACGCACACTCACACCGCCGGTATTTGTTTGACGGTTGAGTGCCGCACAATGCGTGGCTGGCCATACAAAGTCACGCGCAGTGCTCTGCTTTTTTGACCGCAACGTCCCCAAAGCATATGATGTACTGCTGCTGCCCATGCATCTGTAACAGCTGCACGGCGCGCACCGCGTGAGAGTGAGGGGGCATAAAACCGTGATGGGGCTTTTGCACTCATGCCCCTACTTTGAATATGAAGTTCACCAATGGTGATTTAGCCCCTAAAACCATGCTGGCAAGTGGCAACAGCAGCACTCAGCCCTGCTCTTACCTCTCCATATATATCACTGGGTTCTTCTGTGCAAGCTCGCTCACTCCTCAGTCCCTAGCTAGGCTGCCAAATGAGAAGAGGGAAGAAGTCTACCATGGCTCGGCGCTACCACCTGACCCTCCTCTCCGtcttctccttcctgctcctcaCCTGCTTTGTCGCTCCTCATCTGTCCCGAGGGAAGAAAGTCGGGAAGATAGTGACCCTGACCGTCCAGTACCCGGCCGTGGACTCACCGCCGGGCGAGAAGATCAAGATCTCAGCGCACTACGTTGACGAGCACGGGGGCCGCGAGCGCCACTTCAACCTCGACTGCGACGACGACGAGCCGTAtgtatctctctctgtttctctctccgtGTGACTTCACTTGGTTTAAAAAAAATTCTAGCTAAGCTTGCGATTGGACTCCAGCCTCGGTTTCGGCATGAAGTACCTTCTCTCGACCCTGGAGGGGATACGAGATGCGCGGGAGTCTCGATCCCAGGTAACTAGAGTAGAGTTTGCTCCACCCTACTGTTCCGAGTTCTTGCTGATTTCAGAACACAATGTGAAGTGCTGACCCTGACCTTTGCCTCGTTGTTTCTCAGCTCTAGTAGCAGGTACCCACTGGAGATTATTGGAGAAGGAGCTACTCTTTTCGTTCCAAGGGAAAATATTTTAGGCGCCTTTTATTTTGTGTCGTAGTATCTGCAGCGATCCGTACTAGTATGGTAGTACTGTGCAGGGTGCTGGAGTACGCCGATCTTCATGTATCTCTATGCGAATATATCGTGGATTGTGTGTGTCACTCAACATAATTAAGAGGCAATTGTGTGAGTCTCTTCCGGGTTCGAGAAACAAAATATATTCGTGTGTCTTCTATTTTATGAATCTTGTAGCCAATATCTGTCAAGTGGAGGAACTTAATTTTGTTTCTgaaaaacatcaaccaaatatagcATATAACTTCACAGTGTCAAGAAGAACGAAGGATACGAGCGAGAATGTCATCAAGCCAGTATTGAGAGTCGAGGGTGAAATAGAATGACCATTTTTACGGTACCCTATACTGCTAGTGGTGAGGAGAGCGGTATAACAAAAGCCCACGGTTAATTTCCCTGGGTTAGTAAAGGCATTTCCTCTTCATTAAATTAATGTGAAAGGGTTTTAGCTGTAATCCCATCAGGTTGATAGATGATCGCCTCGCCATGCAACTGTGCACATCGTAGGGAGGCCGTTGAGTAGCCCCTCTCCCTACGAGAGAGGAGAGGAGAGTTTTGGCACCCGGAAGCATATGCTTTTGGTTTTTGTAAAGAATTTTATATGTATTTGGGAATGTCACAAAATTCTGACAAAAAGTTTCACGGTACAATTTTCTTTTACACCGCCACAAAAAATGTTGGTTTTCTGTGAATTTCGGCGTGCGCACTTAGAATGTCAAGATGTACGTGGCAATTTTTTTACGGATTTTTGTCATTTTGAAATATTTTTATTGGTGGAAAGACCATATGCGCCCATGTACCAAAGTGAATCTCCACTTTCCCTAGCCCCTCCTTTCCCACTGTTGGTCCCCGGCCAGCAGTGGCCACCAGCCCCCTGACGTGCACCACTCTGGCCGTGTCAGCCACCTACACTCCCTGAGGGTGATTACTCGATCCCTTCAGCCACCAACATGGCGCTCTCGGGTCTTGTTTTCCAACACGGCTTAGATTTTGAAGACAAGATGTGTAGAAGTTTTGGGAGAAATATTTCCCTCCCCCCACCCCCGTGACCATTAGGGAGGTGAACCCTAGCGCCGACACTACCCTCctcgcctccccccccccctcccagaaGGCGCGAGCGGTTGAACGAGCTCTGAAAGGGGTAAAACTTAACATGGTGTCTCCGTTGGACCGCTGTAGAGTTATTTGAGAGTGTTATGATAAAAACAAGACGCTCTTCATGTATGAACCAAACACTCTCCGACAAAGTGTCTGGAAACTGTCCCCTTCTAGACACAACTATATTTTTTACGTGATTTCAAGTTCAAACTTTTGATACGATTAATACACACCATTGGAACTCTCATGCTCAAATTTGACCAGTTTTTTTTATTGGTTTGCTATTTTCAAAGCACTAGCTTGTTTTCTGGCCACTAAAAGGAGAAAAGCGCTCTTTGATTCTACACAGCGTGCAAACGAGTTTCGAAAAGAATGAGACTTGGCATGGTGTCTTCGTTGGACCCATGTAGGGTGTGGTAAAAATTTGAGGACTTGATGGAAAAAACACTCTCCGGTGAAGTTTCAGGGTTTCGAACAGAAACCACCACCTGCCAAACACAAACCAATTTTTATACATCATTTCAACTTCTTCAAACCTTTTTTCACGATTAATACACACCATTGAGACTATTCTAGGTTTAGTAAATATGATTTTTAAGCACTTTTCTGGACTTAAGATATGTGTGGCGGGCGGCCGATACCGTTGCAACCGTAAAGTTTTGGAAACTTTCTACAATTTTGACGCGGGTTGCCGAAATATTTTTGTGGCGGCCATGTTTTTTGCCCGCGACTGGTGCATAACAAACCAGTAGCAGGCACTTTTTCTTTGCCCGCCACTGATGTTTTTGTTTCACTTGTAAATTTGTAAAAGTTTACGAGTGGCAGGTTGTAATTTTTGCTCGTCGCTCAAAATAGCAGTGGCAAGTGCCTACTCGTCCTCGCCAGCCACTAAATTGAGCCCACACCTATAAGTCTTTTCCGAGTAGTGACGGGGTCTTTGCCTAGTTTATTTAGTTTGACATGTACTTTTCACTTGCATGTCGGTAATGTACTGTCTTTGTCGTGCTCCATGTCTTGCCGAGTTCGGCTCTCAGGGTACAACGCGTTTGTCAACAGCCGGTGATTTAGCTCTCGGTATAGTCCACAACGCTCGGCGTACAACGATTTTCCAGTAGTGTTGAGGACAAAGACGAACCGCTAACCGTTGGATTTGAAAGGTcgacttatttaaaaaaaaatcggaCAACTGATAAATAGGTGGCCCTCAATTTTATAGTCTTAGAGAAAATTACAAATCTTACCAACACAACTTGTTCAACTGTACTAGCAATGCAGCACTGAGGTGCACCATCGCCCATATATACACATCCAGGCGGCTCAGGCCAGGCCACACCTCAGTTGAAGAAACAGCACAGCGCAAGATCAGTCTGCCAGAGAAGCAAGATGGCCCGCGCCCGGCTGTCCTTCGTCCCCATCTCCCTCCTTCTGCTAGccagcctcgccgccgccgcagcagcagctGCGGATCCAGAGGAAGGGGACCTCAGGATCAGCGTGCAGTACGCAACCGAGGAGGAGTCTCGGTGGCTTGACCGCTGGGCGGAGAAGTACAAGGCTCAAGGGTCCGGCGAAGGCTTCAAGGTCCAGCCGGCCACCGACGAGGAGTCGGCGCGTATGAACAGCATGTTCACCGGCGTCGGCTACGACGGCCACATCGAGTTTGACGACGACCACCCGTATGTACCCTCCTCACATCACATCCGTCATGTCCACATACTGAATTTTGCCCTGTTTGCTACCCCTACCACTAAACATGCATGTTGAATTTCGCTTCTGGAGTGCAGCTTTGGCAGAATGGTGGTGGATGCCTTCCACTCTCGACCTCGTCCGTCCAAGCCGAACGAAAACGATGATCTGCAGAAGAAGAACCTGGAGGAGCCTCACTCTCGTGCCGAGGTAGATTAACCCGACCGGCACTGCATTAGAGATTCAACTTATGTTGTGTTAACCCTTGTGATTGTCTTCTCAGCATGACGTCAAGGATCTTTAGGAGCATCGTCGGTACCTAATCGGCGAGGTCATTGAACGGAATAAATAAGGGAGGACGGCAGCGAGGAGTTCGTGTCGTCTATCATTAGTCTGTCTTATTTAGTAGCTCGGCTCAAGAGAGATTAGTCATGTTCTAGCAGTAATTCTGGCTTATGCTCCTGTGTGGTGGTCTCCATTTGCAATAGTATCTCTGTTTCTTGCCCACCTAATATAAGTGATATGCAAATCACCTGTTCCTTCTACAATCTAAATCTCGGTAAGCAACCATGAAATCATGTAAAACGCGCTATGGAAAACCCGCAAGGGAAAAAAATTGAATCTTCAAGTTTTTTGAGGTGGTAGTACACAAACACAACAAGGACAACTGCACATgcggcaaaagaaaaaaaaagggaaacATGGTTTAGGTTCATAATAAAAGAAATAATGAGTGAGTAAATTCCATAACAAGAAAAAAGAGGGAGTAAAGAATTTTACGGGCTGTGAAAATCCAGCAAATATATACAAGCTATTTACATGCATTCAACACACACTTTGGGTGGTGGTACTTCTCTTGAGACAGATAAGGCACGCCCAAAGAGTTGATCGATCACACCAAAGTTGAAGCAGCACCATTGACTCATGCATGATCGCGCACCAAAAGGACATGAATCGTAAACGATGTACAGATCACTAGAAATGTACCTATAAAATCTCTTTCTCTTTAGAAATATCGAAACTCATTGTTGTGAAATTTTAGTTAAGCAGATATTAAATTAGGTACGTCAAAAGCGACAATGAAACCCatgaaagaaatatgaaatgcataCACAATAAAGGAAATAATGTGTATATAGGAAAAAACAAAAGAGACAATACAGGTAGCTAGGAGAATAATGAGAATAATGAGAAATCATTTTCTGTAGGTACAAAGCCTCATGCTACAAATATCCACGAACAGCCTTTTACATCGATTCCCCCAAAAGAGAGATTTCTACTCTCAAACAAGAGTACAAGACGTCTGTTTCGCTTTCCAACTACTCCATTGACGAGCAAGCAAACAGAAAACACATGCATTGATTCAAGTTCAACACACACGCCGGTCTTGGGAACATTGAGCAAGTAGTAGCAGCTGGTACATGCCTGATCAAACAATACGGCCTAAGTAGATCTGGACACACAATGcattgatgctgctgctgctacttcttGTGGGCGCATGCACATGCACTACTGGCCATAcaatgttttttttagaaaaataggATGACCCCCGGAGTCTGCATCTAGTCGATGCATGgagtcattttattaattattcaaaaAGACATTATAAAGTAATACTTCAGTAAGTCCGAAGCCACCATCATGGCAACATCTGTCACAACTCTTAACCACTTAATGAAGGGGTGCCGAAAGTCCGAACggaataccaaacagacctcgcaccaAAATCTAACATATAAAGCCGATGGCCCCAGCGAAGCCTCTTGGCGGGTCTAGGGCACACACCGGTCCAGCGCACTCTAAGAGGCCGCCACCGCCTTCCATCGATCCATCGTCAGAGCAGatactgacgcatcgaccttgACAGGtatgccgtcgacgccaccatggcgctAGATAACGCCTCCTCCCTACATGTGTCCATCATCATACATCCGTTGCCGAGACCCTGCTACGACATGCTGCCGAAACTCCACACCATCGATGCGTGACATGGGACACCGCTCCACCGCTAAGatcgtccactggtccctcgagccaaTGCACACTTTCAACAATGATGTTCCAAGGAGGGAATGACACAAGAGCACCGCCATCATCTGATCGACTGGTGAAGGGTTTCCCCCGAAGGTAGCGAGAGGACATGTGAGCTTCAATTCGATGATGCCAGCAACAAGAGCACAACTCTGTACCGATCGAGCTTGCTCTTGTACACTAGAGGAACCCTAATCAACACTCACAAAAAAAGACCTGATCAACGTTTAGATTGATCCCTTATCTATTTGTGTATGTATATGTTCCAAGAGTAACAGTTAtccaggtgacagtgaggccgatgttccttttgtcttttttCGAAGTGCCAGTGGGAGTTCGGAAAAGACTCGACTTCTATCGATCCTGTTTTTTCTGACAAAGTGATGAGTTGAAGAGAAAGTATAGATTAGCTAGATAGGACATTAtttgtcgaccaaaggaccaggggggGTCTTGGTATCAAAAATCTTGAGGTAAAGAACAAATGTCTCCTCAGCAAATGGTTGTATAAGCTTTCTCGAGAGACCGAGGCCACTTGGACTCATATTGtgcgtaataagtaccttcagTCCAAGACCTtatcccaggtgacagtgaggccgatGGATTCACCTTTCTGGAAAGGCCCGATGAGAGTTAAATCGCTCTTCTTTAACCAGACCAAGGTGGTTATCGGTAACGGTACTTCTacaagattctgggaggatacctgGCTAGGGGATACGCCATTGGCGGTACAGTATCCTACTATCTATAGCATTGTTCAACGGAGAGATGCGACCGTTGAGACGGTATGTCCGTCCACGCCTTTACATATTAGCTTCAGGAGAGCTTTAGCCGGTAACCattgggaagcttggctccatcttgtgagaagacTGATGAAGATTCAACTTTCTCAACGTCCAGaccagttgtgttggaagcttactagaaATGAAGAATTTACGGTCAAATTGATGTACTTGAATGTTATTAATTCTAGTTCTATTCCTACGTCGAAACATGTTTGGCATGTCAAACTTCCCTTGAGTGTTAAAGTGttcatgtggtttgtgcataaacaagtcattttaactaaggataatttGATTAAACGCAACTGGACTGGGTCCAGTCGGTGTAGCTTTTGTGATAGAGATGAAACAATCAAGcacctctttctcgattgtccTATGGCAAAAATTCTTTGGCAATCAGTGAACatagcctttaatattactcctccacATAATATTAACACTTTATTTGAAACGTGGTTGGATGGGATTAAGCCCCAAATAgggagacacattcgtgtaggagtatgtgcattATTATGGGCtatctggaactgcagaaatgatttagtCTTTAACAGAATATcaaatactcattttttgcaggttatattccgagccactgcgttgatccgtatgtggtcattactcactccgacggaggctagGGAGCGTttgttactggatctatccgatgaaagatggtagcacgggatattttCAGCCGGTTTGGACGGCgctcatgtaataggataggcaattagttttcctgtcTTTCTCTTGCCGGCCGGCTGTGGCTTTTGTTTTTGCTCCTTAGCTCTCTCTGAGCAGCTTTGTTTGAGACTTTTAGACTTGTGTTAAACCTATTTGCTTGTTTAATAAATGTGGCGGTATGCATCTCTCCGATGCAGAGACCGAAGATGCCCCTTTAAAAGAAGAGAGTAACATTTATCCTTAGTTGGCCAGAGTACCTTTATTAGTTTCTTCGCTGTGTTTCTTCTAGCAAATTACTCAGTTATTGAAAATCTCTAACACGTGGAGTAGGCCAAAATGTTGTACTCTCTTTAATCTATATCTAGATACATACATTTAAGCGACAAGTAATATGCATCGGATCAAATATTTATATTCTTATTCGTGAGCAAACAAACACGTTGCCTGCTGTTTCACTTACTGGGAGTCAAAGCACATGGATGGATGGAACCCCAGACCCTCCCTGCCGATGTACTCCTATTGCTCATGTATTTGTAACAGATGGAGGCCAAAATCACAGTTTTAACATTATGGTCAAAATTCCGCATCATTTGACCCCGCTTTGAAAGTTTGCCTGGATACGACCAAAAAAATTCTGCCTCACAGGCTGGCGGTAGGGATAATGAGCTACCACCTGGGCCTCCGGAGGTAAGACCAACTCCACCATGCCGACTCATTTTGTCCAATTTTGTAAATTTGGTTCCGTAAGAGTAAAACCCATGCTCAACACGCGAACGCAAATGCAAATTATGTCCGTCTCACGTGTTCATCCGGATGCATTTCTGACACAAATTTGTGCCCATTTTACGTTCACACAAACATGAGAAGGATTGGCCGCGCATCTGCTAGGTATCTACCTCATGCCCATGTGTCGACCACCCAACCACCACCCACCGGTCGTTTTAAGTCCACGCATGCGAGGGACTCCGCACGTCAGCCACCCAACCTACACCTGCATGTCCTTCTAATGCCACGCGTGCGGCAGAGGGGGGCCGCCCAGTCTACTTCCTCTCATCTTCTTCCCCTTGCGTCCCAGCCGCCCGACACCCAGCCCTAGCAGCCGCCTACATTGGGGTTCAGGAAGCGCGGCAAGCATGATTACGAGGCCGGCGGCCAACTACACCATGGCGTCGTCAGGTGTAAACCATGGCTAACCTTCGCCTCCATGTGTCGGTCCATTGTTGTCGGTACTTCTGGGAGCATGGTGTTCCGGTGCCGCGGCCCGACGTGAACCGGACACACCAATGGCATCTCATCCTCGATAGGGTTCCGGTGCAGGCGGTGCCTAACACAGACCACGCGTGGCTGgcggagatccgccgccgccgtgctCAACTCTAGGCCAACCTCCGCCGCAACCTAGCATACGTCGTGGACTCGCCGAACTAGGATATGTGGTTGGCCACCAAGCATGACCAACGCTATTGGTCAAACTTCGAGGGTGCgccctatgaaggaaatatgccctagaggcaataataaagttattatttatttccttatttcataataaatgtttgctaaatataaactgctattctatactcCATTTGAttatatagtgtcactagtatgcctctacttgattagctcgttgatcaaagatggttatgtttcctaaccatagacattagttgtcatttgataaacgggatcacatcattagtagaatgatgtgattgatttgacccattccgttagcttagcacttgatcgttttagtttactgctattgctttcttcatgacttatacgtgttcctatgactatgagattatgcaactcccgattaccaaaggaacactttgtgttctaccaaacctcacaccgtaactgggtgattataaaggtgctctacaggtgtctccgatggtacttgttgagttgacatagatcaagattaggatttgtcactccgattgtcgaagaggtatcttcgggtcctctcggtaatgcacatcactataagccttacaagcaatgtgactaatgagttagttgcgggatgttgcattacgaaacgagtaaagagacttttcagtaacaagattgaactaggtattgagataccgacgatcgaatctcgggcaagtaacataccaatgacaaaaggaacgacgtatgttgttatgcagtttggccgataaagatcttcgtagaatatgtaggaacgaatatgagcatccaggttccgctattggttattgactggagacatgtctaggtcatgtctacatagttctcgaaccagtagggtccgcacgcttaaagttctgtgacgatcggtattatgagtttttgtgttttgatgtaccgaaggtagttcggagtcccggatatgatcacagacatgacgaggagtctcgaaatggtcgagacgtaaagatcgatatattggatgactatgttcagaccccggaagtgtttcaggaggttttggacatttaccggagtaccatggggttaccggaaccccctggggagtatattgggcctaatgggccttagtgggagaagaggaggggcggccaagggcagccgcgcgcccccttcccctctagtctgaattggacaaggagggggggggcggcgccccctttccttctcttcctctctcccttccttctcctctcctactccaactaggaaaagagggagtcccactggtgcagaaccgggcaatagcaccggttcgtaaggccctttagtcccggttcggtaagcggcactaaagtgtgggcactaaagcccccccccccccttttagtaccggttcagcacgaaccggtgccaAAGGGCAACCACATGGCATGAGCCAactccgggggcagggagccctttagtaccggttggtgacaccaaccggtattaaaaggttggggggttttgggtttatgatttctttttcatttaattttatgtttttatttaattctttttcgtttgctagtATTTTACGATGCTACATATTGTAcccgttatgcatatatataaatagaatttctagtagaacatatatatatatatatatatatatatatatatatatcatcgaatgtctcacaaccaccattaactcacacatatatacacacatgtatatatctATACAATTAGGTagttatatacaatttctcctaattggtgccttcggagccagtggcattagcctaattggtgccttcggagcacgatgataattggaagtggttcatgggggcggtagcggataaaagtattctcctttgggatctatgacctggtcgagcaaaaatcccgctatttcctcttgaattgcttctatgcggtcctctcCTAGGAGCTGCTctcgcacctctttgaactgttaagaaggagatcaatatgcatgtgtattagttgtgtgactagatatcgataatggtgtaaaaattgtgaattgtgttttgacaaacgtacccactcctgtctttgagatctgctcctttcggacgccgccatgcgaatgttctcgcaaacgcagtatgcacacagattattcctcggcgccttcttcagggcctttacgagaatggaatttgattagataataattaatcaagcatgataattaaagagatggcagttagctagctagtactacttaattacttaccttgggttgaTACAATTTCAGATTTCGTTTCAATTgcctggagtgacgctgatgaactttgcccaagccctacccgccgacaaagaaaatgaataaatgggttattaaatagttgttatcaggaaatgacgaactaattaaataggccgagatatagttaataatgattgaaattacctgttgactatcccagtc
Proteins encoded in this window:
- the LOC123087825 gene encoding uncharacterized protein; this translates as MRRGKKSTMARRYHLTLLSVFSFLLLTCFVAPHLSRGKKVGKIVTLTVQYPAVDSPPGEKIKISAHYVDEHGGRERHFNLDCDDDEPLGFGMKYLLSTLEGIRDARESRSQL
- the LOC123087906 gene encoding uncharacterized protein, yielding MARARLSFVPISLLLLASLAAAAAAAADPEEGDLRISVQYATEEESRWLDRWAEKYKAQGSGEGFKVQPATDEESARMNSMFTGVGYDGHIEFDDDHPFGRMVVDAFHSRPRPSKPNENDDLQKKNLEEPHSRAEHDVKDL